A stretch of the Nothobranchius furzeri strain GRZ-AD chromosome 5, NfurGRZ-RIMD1, whole genome shotgun sequence genome encodes the following:
- the snx8a gene encoding sorting nexin-8a isoform X2, which produces MSDISKLTSNQIAEHVDSTDGFLSKLSFYKALALIAFAQQGKQPTLKLLENCIQELPKPQLGEPRELNALRMQPAQDDVLTISETLDKLLDRDTVQVELIPEKKGLFLKHVEYQLTSQRYKISVYRRYSDFDILHEVLLQRFAYRVVPALPPKRMLKAVLTSISEREFIEGRRRALGRFINLVARHPLFSEDELVKTFLTFSGSDVQTKLRDTCKKLGDEFMTNRTATLAKEYLPADMQAQFATSREMIRNIHSSFQKLRDRAEKMAERSKENATDLLMFGRELSTLGSDASPLPSLASSLSTWGTLRQSLKSLSVEFAVLSDKASQQGRREEDDVVEKLNLFLDLLQSYSDLCERHERGVLHEHQKALHKYSILKRQMMSATVQSKEQVSVEQLESRIVQQESAIQTMELRNYFSLFCLHQETQLLFTYLPITSHILGAFVNSQVQGHREMGEVWNELQLKLGCLFGGKNGLKLPI; this is translated from the exons ATGTCTGATATCTCCAAGCTGACTTCTAACCAG ATTGCTGAGCATGTTGACTCCACAGACGGATTCCTGAGTAAGCTATCCTTCTATAAAGCACTTGCTTTAATTGCTTTTGCTCAACAAGGGAAACAACCAACCCTCAAACTCTTGGAGAACTGCATACAGG AGTTGCCAAAACCTCAGCTCGGGGAGCCGAGGGAGCTGAACGCTCTGAGGATGCAGCCCGCTCAGGACGACGTGCTGACCATTTCAGAGACGCTGGACAAACTTCTGGACAGAGACACCGTCCAGGTGGAGCTCATCCCTGAGAAGAAGGGCCTTTTCCTCAAACATGTTGAGTACCAGCTCACCAGCCAG CGCTACAAAATATCAGTTTACAGACGTTACAGTGATTTTGACATCCTCCATGAAGTTCTGCTGCAGAGATTTGCCTACAGAGTGGTTCCTGCATTGCCACCTAAGAGGATGTTGAAAGCAG TCCTGACTTCCATCTCTGAGCGTGAGTTCATTGAGGGGAGGCGACGAGCTCTCGGCAGATTTATTAACTTGGTGGCTCGACATCCCCTCTTCTCTGAGGACGAGCTGGTGAAGACCTTCCTCACCTTCAGCGGCTCT GATGTTCAGACTAAGCTGCGTGACACTTGCAAGAAACTGGGCGACGAGTTCATGACCAACCGGACTGCAACCCTAGCCAAG GAATATCTCCCAGCAGACATGCAGGCTCAGTTTGCAACAAGCAGAGAGATGATTAGAAACATCCACAGCAGCTTCCAAAAGCTGCGGGACAGAGCTGAGAAAATGGCTGAGCGCTCTAAGGAGAATGCTACTGATCTCCTCATGTTTGGTCGGGAGCTCAG TACTCTGGGTTCAGATGCTTCACCTCTTCCCTCTTTGGCGTCATCACTGAGCACCTGGGGGACTCTGCGTCAGTCTCTGAAGAGCCTGTCCGTGGAGTTTGCCGTTTTGTCTGACAAAGCCTCTCAGCAG GGCAGACGGGAGGAAGATGATGTTGTGGAGAAACTCAACCTCTTCCTAGATTTGCTGCAGTCTTACAGC GATCTCTGTGAGCGTCATGAAAGGGGCGTTCTCCACGAGCACCAGAAGGCTCTGCACAAATACAGCATACTGAAGAGGCAGATGATGAGTGCCACGGTGCAGTCCAAAGAGCAGGTGTCTGTGGAGCAGCTGGAGTCACGAATCGTTCAG CAAGAAAGTGCCATTCAGACCATGGAGCTACGCAACTACTTCTCCTTGTTCTGCCTTCATCAAGAGACTCAGCTCCTCTTCACCTACCTGCCAATCACCTCCCACATCCTGGGGGCTTTTGTTAACTCCCAGGTGCAGGGCCACAGAGAG ATGGGAGAGGTGTGGaatgaacttcagctgaagcttgGGTGTCTCTTTGGTGGTAAAAACGGATTGAAGCTTCCCATTTGA
- the snx8a gene encoding sorting nexin-8a isoform X1 yields MAGELNEGSVPAYYRDVYEAIRCRTEEKVQVEVFQRLLQMSDISKLTSNQIAEHVDSTDGFLSKLSFYKALALIAFAQQGKQPTLKLLENCIQELPKPQLGEPRELNALRMQPAQDDVLTISETLDKLLDRDTVQVELIPEKKGLFLKHVEYQLTSQRYKISVYRRYSDFDILHEVLLQRFAYRVVPALPPKRMLKAVLTSISEREFIEGRRRALGRFINLVARHPLFSEDELVKTFLTFSGSDVQTKLRDTCKKLGDEFMTNRTATLAKEYLPADMQAQFATSREMIRNIHSSFQKLRDRAEKMAERSKENATDLLMFGRELSTLGSDASPLPSLASSLSTWGTLRQSLKSLSVEFAVLSDKASQQGRREEDDVVEKLNLFLDLLQSYSDLCERHERGVLHEHQKALHKYSILKRQMMSATVQSKEQVSVEQLESRIVQQESAIQTMELRNYFSLFCLHQETQLLFTYLPITSHILGAFVNSQVQGHREMGEVWNELQLKLGCLFGGKNGLKLPI; encoded by the exons ATGGCAGGAGAGCTCAACGAAG GATCAGTTCCTGCATATTACAGGGACGTGTACGAGGCCATTCGATGCAGGACAGAGGAAAAAGTGCAGGTTGAAGTTTTTCAGAGGCTCCTTCAAATGTCTGATATCTCCAAGCTGACTTCTAACCAG ATTGCTGAGCATGTTGACTCCACAGACGGATTCCTGAGTAAGCTATCCTTCTATAAAGCACTTGCTTTAATTGCTTTTGCTCAACAAGGGAAACAACCAACCCTCAAACTCTTGGAGAACTGCATACAGG AGTTGCCAAAACCTCAGCTCGGGGAGCCGAGGGAGCTGAACGCTCTGAGGATGCAGCCCGCTCAGGACGACGTGCTGACCATTTCAGAGACGCTGGACAAACTTCTGGACAGAGACACCGTCCAGGTGGAGCTCATCCCTGAGAAGAAGGGCCTTTTCCTCAAACATGTTGAGTACCAGCTCACCAGCCAG CGCTACAAAATATCAGTTTACAGACGTTACAGTGATTTTGACATCCTCCATGAAGTTCTGCTGCAGAGATTTGCCTACAGAGTGGTTCCTGCATTGCCACCTAAGAGGATGTTGAAAGCAG TCCTGACTTCCATCTCTGAGCGTGAGTTCATTGAGGGGAGGCGACGAGCTCTCGGCAGATTTATTAACTTGGTGGCTCGACATCCCCTCTTCTCTGAGGACGAGCTGGTGAAGACCTTCCTCACCTTCAGCGGCTCT GATGTTCAGACTAAGCTGCGTGACACTTGCAAGAAACTGGGCGACGAGTTCATGACCAACCGGACTGCAACCCTAGCCAAG GAATATCTCCCAGCAGACATGCAGGCTCAGTTTGCAACAAGCAGAGAGATGATTAGAAACATCCACAGCAGCTTCCAAAAGCTGCGGGACAGAGCTGAGAAAATGGCTGAGCGCTCTAAGGAGAATGCTACTGATCTCCTCATGTTTGGTCGGGAGCTCAG TACTCTGGGTTCAGATGCTTCACCTCTTCCCTCTTTGGCGTCATCACTGAGCACCTGGGGGACTCTGCGTCAGTCTCTGAAGAGCCTGTCCGTGGAGTTTGCCGTTTTGTCTGACAAAGCCTCTCAGCAG GGCAGACGGGAGGAAGATGATGTTGTGGAGAAACTCAACCTCTTCCTAGATTTGCTGCAGTCTTACAGC GATCTCTGTGAGCGTCATGAAAGGGGCGTTCTCCACGAGCACCAGAAGGCTCTGCACAAATACAGCATACTGAAGAGGCAGATGATGAGTGCCACGGTGCAGTCCAAAGAGCAGGTGTCTGTGGAGCAGCTGGAGTCACGAATCGTTCAG CAAGAAAGTGCCATTCAGACCATGGAGCTACGCAACTACTTCTCCTTGTTCTGCCTTCATCAAGAGACTCAGCTCCTCTTCACCTACCTGCCAATCACCTCCCACATCCTGGGGGCTTTTGTTAACTCCCAGGTGCAGGGCCACAGAGAG ATGGGAGAGGTGTGGaatgaacttcagctgaagcttgGGTGTCTCTTTGGTGGTAAAAACGGATTGAAGCTTCCCATTTGA